The window ATCCCCTTCCAGCCGGCAGAACAACTCTCCGCCTCGATTCGAGCACTGATACGCCGTGAGGCTCGACTTGCCCAACCGCTTCGACCAATACGGAATCAAGCTGCAATGGGTCGAACCGGTCACCGGATCTTCATTGATGCCGATCGCCGGGGCAAAGTAACGCGACACAAAATCATGCTTGCCGCCCTTGGCGGTGACGATCGCGCCCGGCCACGGCAGTTTGGCCAGGGCGACCATGTCTGGCTGACAATCGAGCACCGCCTGCTCCGATTCCAGCACCACGAACAATTCATTTGAACCCAACACGTCGACCACTTCGACACCCAAGGCGCGTTCGACATCCAGCGTCACGCCCACTTCAGACGGCACGATGGCCGGAAAATCCAGCCACAAGCGTCCGTCCTCACGACTCACACTCAACGGGCCGGACTTGCAGATGAAGTCCAGGCGTTCGA is drawn from Pseudomonas sp. 31-12 and contains these coding sequences:
- a CDS encoding PhzF family phenazine biosynthesis protein, whose protein sequence is MQLEFHQVDAFSDRPFSGNPAMVYRLEAWLADELMQKIAAEHNLAETAFVVREGQGWHIRWFTPTTEVPLCGHATLASAHVLFEIYKEPVERLDFICKSGPLSVSREDGRLWLDFPAIVPSEVGVTLDVERALGVEVVDVLGSNELFVVLESEQAVLDCQPDMVALAKLPWPGAIVTAKGGKHDFVSRYFAPAIGINEDPVTGSTHCSLIPYWSKRLGKSSLTAYQCSNRGGELFCRLEGDRVKIGGNATLVASGTLILG